The following coding sequences are from one Rattus norvegicus strain BN/NHsdMcwi chromosome 11, GRCr8, whole genome shotgun sequence window:
- the Or2aj4b gene encoding olfactory receptor Olr1565 — translation MTGAGNYTFSSDFILLGLFSSSKTSLVFFSFTFFIFIMTITENTLMILLIHRDSRLHTPMYFLLSHLSFMDILHISNIVPKMIADFLSGSRTISFAGCGFQIFLSLTLLGGECLLLAAMSYDRYVAICHPLRYPVLMRDNSSGLLAAGSWLVGILNSIVHTALVLHLPFCNSRAIDHFFCEIPAMLKLSCIDTTHYERGVYVSGIVFLLIPFSMISITYVQILLTVFQMQSSGARQKSLSTCLFHMVVVIMYYGPFIFTYMRPRSYHTPGQDKFLAIFYTILTPTLNPIIYSFRNKDVLMAVKNIIQSNFLNKN, via the coding sequence atgacgGGAGCTGGGAACTACACTTTCAGCAGCGACTTTATCCTCTTGGGACTGTTCTCTTCTTCCAAGACAAGCttagtttttttctcatttacatttttcatttttattatgacAATAACAGAAAACACCCTCATGATCCTCCTAATCCACAGGGATTCTCGACTCCATACCCCAATGTATTTCCTGCTCAGTCACCTCTCTTTCATGGACATCTTGCACATTTCCAACATTGTTCCTAAAATGATCGCTGACTTCCTCTCAGGCAGCAGAACCATTTCCTTTGCGGGCTGTGGCTTCCAGATATTCCTGTCCCTCACCTTGCTAGGTGGTGAGTGCCTTCTCCTGGCAGCCATGTCCTATGATCGATATGTGGCCATCTGTCACCCACTTCGCTATCCTGTGCTGATGAGAGATAACTCCAGTGGGCTCCTGGCTGCAGGCTCCTGGCTAGTGGGGATCCTCAACTCCATAGTGCACACAGCTCTTGTACTACACTTACCCTTTTGTAACTCAAGGGCCATTGATCACTTTTTCTGTGAAATCCCTGCCATGTTGAAGTTGTCATGCATAGACACAACACACTATGAGAGAGGAGTTTATGTGAGTGGCATTGTTTTTCTGCTAATCCCATTTTCCATGATCTCTATAACTTATGTGCAAATTCTCCTCACTGTCTTCCAAATGCAGTCATCGGGGGCTCGGCAAAAGTCCTTATCCACCTGTTTATTCCACATGGTTGTTGTCATAATGTACTATGGGCCATTCATCTTCACATATATGAGACCTCGCTCAtaccacactccagggcaggatAAGTTTCTGGCGATATTCTATACCATCCTGACACCTACACTCAACCCCATAATCTATAGCTTTCGGAATAAGGATGTCCTCATGGCTGTGAAAAACATAATCCAAAGcaatttcctgaataaaaattga